One region of Termitidicoccus mucosus genomic DNA includes:
- the ykgO gene encoding type B 50S ribosomal protein L36: MKVVSSIKSAKKRHPDCQVVRRKGRIYVINKTDPRYKARQG; encoded by the coding sequence ATGAAAGTCGTCTCCTCCATCAAGTCCGCCAAGAAGCGTCATCCTGACTGCCAGGTCGTCCGCCGCAAGGGGCGCATCTACGTGATCAACAAGACCGACCCCCGCTACAAAGCACGCCAGGGCTAA
- a CDS encoding type B 50S ribosomal protein L31, with the protein MKAEGHPVLNNVCFLDVATGKRFLTKSTMRSQRKEAIDGVDYFVIVRDVTMDSHPAYTGEKRLVDTAGRVEKFTTKFRRGTKAKA; encoded by the coding sequence GTGAAAGCCGAAGGTCATCCCGTTCTCAACAATGTCTGCTTCCTCGATGTCGCCACCGGGAAGCGTTTCCTCACCAAGTCCACCATGCGCTCGCAGCGCAAGGAAGCCATCGACGGTGTGGACTATTTCGTCATCGTGCGCGATGTGACGATGGACTCGCACCCCGCCTACACCGGCGAGAAGCGCCTCGTGGACACCGCCGGTCGCGTGGAGAAATTCACAACGAAATTCCGCCGCGGCACGAAGGCCAAGGCCTGA
- a CDS encoding FAD-binding oxidoreductase produces MKNFSTATRALRRRLGTRVSVADDALFRASFDGSKLAFPPEAVVRPRARADIAAVLALANRHGVPVTVRGGGSSLTGSGSPVRGGWVLDLSRWRRIKIDADAGMCHAQAGAKIADIHAAAEAAGWFYPPDPASKKYCTIGGNIACNAGGMHGGRYGVTRDFVLALKGFLPTGEYVEWGRATKKFSAGFNLRDLWIGAEGMLGVVTEAVLKLIPLPPARWTLLTAFADEVTALGAARALFSQRVQPAICEFLDRHSVQCAEIKTGRSVFDGQSGRPVILLELAGSVHELAEQKQTVLAWARSHASAFREAASRDEAEQLWEVRRKCSGAMFALGDSKLNEDIVVPLRNYEKFARALDRLRASSRLPIPTFGHLADGNLHVNIMYHRDNHAEYLHAEKAVGELMKTVVALDGAISGEHGIGLAKTPFLRIQHSPAQIKAMRAIKTALDPRGILNPGKMFEVFKVWEHPRLKIDLPWDHK; encoded by the coding sequence ATGAAGAACTTTTCAACGGCCACCCGGGCGTTGCGGCGCCGGCTCGGAACTCGCGTCTCCGTCGCGGACGACGCGCTCTTTCGCGCATCGTTCGACGGCAGCAAGCTCGCCTTTCCGCCCGAGGCCGTGGTCAGGCCGCGCGCCCGCGCCGACATCGCCGCTGTGCTCGCGCTGGCCAACCGGCACGGCGTGCCCGTCACCGTGCGCGGGGGCGGCTCGTCGCTGACCGGCTCGGGCTCGCCGGTCCGGGGCGGCTGGGTGCTCGATCTTTCGCGCTGGCGGCGCATCAAAATCGACGCCGACGCGGGCATGTGCCATGCGCAGGCCGGTGCGAAAATCGCCGACATCCACGCGGCGGCGGAGGCGGCGGGCTGGTTTTATCCGCCCGATCCGGCCTCGAAAAAATACTGCACGATCGGCGGCAACATCGCGTGCAACGCCGGCGGCATGCACGGCGGCCGCTACGGCGTCACGCGCGATTTCGTGCTCGCGCTGAAAGGCTTTCTGCCCACCGGCGAATATGTCGAGTGGGGCCGCGCGACAAAAAAATTCTCCGCCGGCTTCAATCTGCGCGATTTGTGGATCGGCGCGGAGGGCATGCTCGGCGTCGTCACCGAGGCGGTGTTGAAGCTCATTCCGCTGCCTCCCGCGCGCTGGACGCTGCTGACGGCGTTTGCCGACGAGGTCACGGCGCTCGGCGCGGCGCGCGCATTGTTCTCGCAGCGCGTGCAGCCGGCCATCTGCGAGTTTCTCGACCGCCACAGCGTGCAATGCGCCGAAATAAAAACCGGCCGCTCCGTGTTCGATGGCCAGTCGGGCCGTCCGGTGATCCTGCTGGAACTGGCCGGCTCGGTGCATGAACTGGCGGAACAAAAACAAACCGTGCTCGCGTGGGCGCGAAGCCATGCGTCGGCCTTTCGCGAGGCAGCCAGCCGCGACGAGGCGGAGCAGTTATGGGAAGTGCGCCGCAAGTGCTCGGGCGCGATGTTCGCGCTCGGCGACTCGAAGCTCAACGAGGACATCGTCGTGCCGCTGCGCAACTACGAAAAATTCGCGCGCGCCCTCGACCGCCTCCGCGCCAGTTCGCGCCTGCCCATCCCGACCTTCGGTCACTTGGCCGACGGCAACCTGCACGTGAACATCATGTATCACCGCGACAATCACGCGGAGTATCTGCACGCCGAGAAAGCGGTGGGCGAACTGATGAAAACCGTGGTCGCGCTCGACGGCGCGATCTCGGGCGAGCACGGCATCGGCCTCGCCAAGACTCCCTTCCTGCGCATCCAGCATTCGCCCGCGCAAATCAAGGCCATGCGCGCCATCAAGACCGCGCTCGATCCGCGCGGGATTTTGAATCCCGGAAAGATGTTCGAGGTCTTCAAGGTATGGGAGCACCCGCGCCTCAAGATCGACCTGCCGTGGGATCACAAGTGA
- the rlmN gene encoding 23S rRNA (adenine(2503)-C(2))-methyltransferase RlmN, producing MSDFSIEGFEALIASWGFKPSHAARLLASYYEGGGAADWDALALPAGLRGRIESELGAEAGEVAARQEADDGTVKLLLRLRDGRTVEAVMMPDFRGERAAGCISSQVGCAMGCDFCATTRTGFERNLDEGEMVAQFLALRREALAAKRRLHTVVFMGMGEPMLNLDAVLEAVRRIADNRLGRLGWRQVTVSTVGIVPGMRRLAESGLNVHLAVSLHAPDDETRSMLLPQGKRFRVEEILAAADAHQARTGRIPIIQYCLLRGVNDSPAQAERLADLLEGRRMHVNLLRYNPTGAGLSGRAYEPSPDEAAAAFLAALRGRGVVAHFRKPRGRDIDAACGQLRERAEESEGDPIAGADEARKTNARRE from the coding sequence TTGTCCGATTTTTCCATCGAGGGTTTCGAGGCCCTCATCGCGTCGTGGGGCTTCAAGCCTTCGCATGCGGCGCGGCTGCTGGCGTCCTATTACGAGGGCGGCGGCGCGGCGGACTGGGACGCGCTGGCGTTGCCGGCGGGGCTGCGCGGCCGCATCGAGTCGGAACTGGGCGCCGAAGCGGGCGAGGTCGCGGCGCGGCAGGAGGCGGACGACGGCACGGTGAAACTGCTGTTGCGGCTGCGCGACGGGCGCACGGTCGAGGCGGTGATGATGCCGGATTTTCGCGGGGAGCGCGCGGCGGGCTGCATCTCGTCGCAGGTGGGCTGCGCGATGGGATGCGATTTTTGCGCGACGACCCGGACCGGCTTCGAACGCAACTTGGACGAGGGGGAAATGGTGGCGCAGTTTCTGGCGCTGCGGCGCGAGGCGCTGGCGGCGAAGCGGCGGCTGCACACGGTGGTGTTCATGGGCATGGGCGAGCCGATGCTGAACCTCGACGCGGTGCTGGAGGCGGTGCGACGCATCGCGGACAACCGGCTCGGGCGGCTGGGCTGGCGCCAGGTCACGGTGTCCACCGTGGGCATTGTGCCGGGGATGCGGCGGCTGGCGGAGTCGGGCCTGAACGTCCATCTGGCGGTGTCGCTGCACGCGCCGGACGACGAGACTCGCTCGATGCTCCTCCCGCAGGGGAAACGGTTTCGCGTGGAGGAAATCCTCGCGGCGGCCGATGCGCACCAGGCGCGCACGGGGCGCATCCCCATCATCCAGTATTGCCTGCTGCGCGGGGTGAACGATTCGCCCGCGCAGGCGGAGCGGCTGGCGGATTTGCTGGAGGGACGGCGCATGCACGTGAACCTGCTGCGCTACAATCCGACCGGCGCGGGCTTGAGCGGGCGCGCCTACGAGCCGTCGCCCGACGAGGCGGCGGCGGCGTTTCTGGCGGCGCTGCGCGGACGCGGCGTGGTCGCTCATTTCCGCAAGCCTCGTGGCCGCGACATTGACGCCGCCTGCGGGCAACTGCGCGAACGGGCGGAGGAATCTGAAGGCGATCCCATCGCCGGCGCAGACGAGGCCCGCAAAACAAACGCGCGCCGTGAATAG
- a CDS encoding phosphoglycerate dehydrogenase, with protein MTTRVLLTTTSFQDTPGAHHDMLAKLGVEVVRERGPLPESRMLELAGQFDAFLCGDDAITAAVIDKSLPRLRVISKYGIGLDKIDVAHATAKKIPVLFTPGVNHTTVAEHTFLLLLALEKNLLFHTDSTRSGGWKRKTGHELLAKTIGIVGLGRIGKEVAIRARAFGMEVVAFDVYWDEAFAAQHNVRRAATKEEIFQTADYISLHTNLTPETRDMINAATIATMKKGVIILNCARGEIVHTADLAAALDSGHVAGYGADVLDAEPPPAGHPLLNHPRCVITPHIGSRTYESVVRQASCCIANYKSFLEGKIVNQANKF; from the coding sequence ATGACGACACGCGTCCTTTTAACCACCACCTCATTCCAAGACACGCCCGGCGCGCATCACGACATGCTCGCCAAGCTCGGCGTTGAAGTCGTCCGCGAACGCGGCCCGCTGCCCGAATCGCGCATGCTCGAGCTCGCCGGGCAGTTCGACGCGTTTCTCTGCGGCGACGATGCGATCACCGCCGCCGTCATCGACAAGTCCCTCCCGCGCCTTCGCGTCATCAGCAAATACGGCATCGGCCTCGACAAGATCGACGTCGCCCACGCCACCGCGAAAAAAATTCCCGTCCTCTTCACGCCCGGCGTCAACCACACCACCGTCGCCGAGCACACTTTTCTCCTGCTTCTCGCGCTGGAGAAAAACCTGCTCTTTCATACCGATTCCACGCGCTCCGGCGGCTGGAAACGCAAGACCGGCCACGAGCTGCTCGCCAAGACGATCGGCATCGTCGGCCTCGGCCGCATCGGCAAGGAAGTCGCCATCCGCGCGCGCGCCTTCGGCATGGAAGTCGTCGCGTTTGACGTGTATTGGGACGAAGCCTTCGCCGCGCAGCACAACGTCCGCCGCGCCGCCACGAAGGAGGAGATTTTCCAGACCGCCGATTACATCTCGCTGCACACGAATCTCACGCCCGAGACGCGCGACATGATCAACGCCGCCACCATCGCCACGATGAAAAAAGGCGTCATCATCCTCAACTGCGCCCGCGGCGAAATCGTGCACACCGCCGACCTCGCCGCCGCGCTCGACTCCGGCCATGTCGCCGGCTACGGCGCCGACGTGCTCGATGCCGAGCCGCCCCCCGCCGGTCATCCCCTGCTCAATCATCCGCGCTGCGTGATCACGCCGCACATCGGTTCGCGCACCTACGAAAGCGTCGTCCGGCAGGCCTCCTGCTGCATCGCAAACTACAAATCCTTCCTCGAAGGCAAGATCGTCAACCAGGCGAACAAGTTTTAG
- a CDS encoding Ldh family oxidoreductase yields MTNYKLRIIQTLRRAKRFVAAAYRHRGFHADEAAEGARFCAEATRHGIRTHNAIKALHLDHLFGSHAGGCTPGAQIEEKPSRFAAVKIWNANKKLGQATAYRAMDAAIKLADQYGTGTVAVDNAFHYLWGGGYVMDAARRGYIAYTNCTAALAEVVPFGGKHPTLGTNPHSWGFPTTGAIGFPIVIDWATSVVAMGRVQQLLREGKQLPPNAAVDADGNPTTDPAKAKSLVPFGAHKGYGLSLINELTGGLIGGSLPTIRNRWTLVGEGDKGTCCFYFQVIHPEAVSGGAFAKGRTQSQNLKAVIEDVLGHGNEKCILPGQIEANFAKKTAEAGGLLFSKAEIEAFNELATESGQPLWDIAAFKTVEF; encoded by the coding sequence ATGACGAATTACAAATTACGAATTATACAAACACTTCGCCGCGCGAAACGTTTCGTCGCCGCCGCCTACCGGCATCGCGGCTTCCATGCCGACGAAGCCGCCGAGGGCGCGCGTTTCTGCGCCGAGGCCACCCGCCACGGCATCCGCACGCACAACGCGATCAAGGCGCTGCATCTCGACCACCTCTTCGGCTCCCACGCGGGCGGCTGCACCCCCGGCGCGCAAATCGAGGAAAAACCCTCGCGCTTCGCCGCCGTGAAAATCTGGAACGCGAACAAAAAACTCGGCCAGGCCACCGCCTACCGCGCGATGGACGCCGCCATCAAACTCGCCGACCAATACGGCACCGGCACCGTCGCCGTGGACAACGCCTTCCACTATCTCTGGGGCGGCGGTTACGTGATGGACGCCGCCCGCCGCGGCTACATCGCCTACACCAACTGCACCGCCGCGCTCGCGGAAGTCGTCCCCTTCGGCGGCAAACACCCGACCCTCGGCACCAATCCCCACTCGTGGGGCTTCCCGACTACCGGCGCCATCGGCTTCCCCATCGTGATCGACTGGGCCACCTCCGTCGTCGCCATGGGCCGCGTGCAACAGCTTCTGCGCGAAGGCAAACAACTCCCGCCCAACGCCGCCGTTGACGCCGACGGCAACCCGACCACCGATCCCGCAAAGGCGAAGTCGCTCGTCCCCTTCGGCGCGCACAAAGGCTACGGCCTCTCGCTCATCAACGAACTCACCGGCGGCCTCATCGGCGGCTCCCTCCCGACCATCCGCAACCGCTGGACGCTCGTCGGCGAAGGCGACAAAGGCACCTGCTGCTTCTATTTCCAGGTCATCCATCCCGAGGCCGTCAGCGGCGGAGCCTTCGCGAAGGGCCGCACGCAGTCGCAGAACCTGAAGGCGGTCATCGAGGACGTCCTCGGCCACGGAAACGAGAAGTGCATCCTCCCCGGCCAGATCGAGGCGAACTTCGCCAAAAAAACCGCCGAGGCCGGCGGCCTGCTCTTCAGCAAGGCCGAAATCGAAGCCTTCAACGAACTCGCCACCGAATCCGGCCAGCCCCTCTGGGACATCGCCGCCTTCAAGACCGTCGAGTTCTAA
- the smc gene encoding chromosome segregation protein SMC, with protein sequence MYLKALKLHGFKSFADPSTLRFEPGVTAVVGPNGCGKSNIADSIRWVLGEQSAKALRGGKMQDVIFEGADTRKPAQLCEVSLLLTDCEKQLGSEFHEIEIMRRVHRDGQGEYFFNGQPCRLKDIHKLFMDTGIGRTSYSIMAQGQIDQILSSKPEERRAVFEEAAGITKYKSQRREALQKLALTDTNLARVADVIGEVGRQIGSLRRQASKALRYKKLSHRLRHLSLAHSGFHHGQISATLAGLEEQVIKLRAAAETRRVQFSQQQGDLEEKKAHRSRLNQRVQDAQQAVFDLRSEKEQVENAANLSQIKRTGLLERIESSRASLGELEMQLRELSEQVDTGAQDKQQQLNLLGSSDATFQNRNRELAIVEGELSKLEQELQQSKFQLLTLESSVARLRTDCSGYEVDQKTSVHRHDSLVQEIEGVRQQQSAAAQQAAEFDARVEETLAAKARAHQETNDAQQAITDLTRAFRDAQRRLQEIDRQLAQRTARLKLLQQLHEKMEGFGEGAKALLQGRYDEVLGGARPVSITDDLVIAPEYSRAIEALLGATVEAVAVADLDTAQKILARLEADQAGGVCLYVGNQTAAASEAPPSAPDAGALPAFLTPVSSILNTPTPAHPAVALLSACYIADDIHAFLDYWKASPAFPFLAVATRKGEVVDRRGLVTSAPAKKNANSILQREVDLRETAKALADDQKLHDDQKTLCDGINARIAEAEATLAQKREEVLAVTQQVAATQAEQRNAQRALEDINNRLRRMETEVTGVEAARNEAQSRWEKAQAELAQADGALAQGRERIQYLETRITEVRTDRDVKRESLAQARLELAEHRQKVEVLDRGIADMERRRGQIGELLVQRQQEIESWTAQIGELEMEADGKRARSAHIAESLVVAQQQVEQIRIQLVDIERRINEVESTQDGLRNETENAHSEFSKCEVKLAESRARAEFLREEVEREFQADIGAIDWRRMLWRSDDEPEGLKPLDLDDDEDEENGNGVEFSVAGEPASETESASEDSPAAEPAAEGEAPAEPANEGLEADGGTTSVSSVPDSSAPAADTAAASAEHQPKRRGRKPKSRQKGEPTEEDLAALDGTNWEQVRADIDALRKRLNSMGAVNLVAIEEYAELKQRYDFLKGQNDDLTNSKAELLKAIDEINETSQRQFAITFEQIKKNFDYTFTTLFGGGRAALDLVQADDPLESGIEITAQPPGTKLKGITLLSGGQKTLTAVALLFALYMVKPSPFCLLDELDAPLDESNIGRFTNLLKRFVSDSQFIIITHNKRTVAAASAIYGVTMEERGVSKTVSMRFNHERGEAEATTETIADAVRDAKKAITNKTAGTPAGA encoded by the coding sequence ATGTATTTAAAGGCACTCAAGCTGCACGGTTTTAAATCTTTTGCCGACCCCTCCACGCTGCGTTTCGAACCCGGCGTGACCGCCGTCGTGGGCCCCAACGGCTGCGGCAAGTCCAACATCGCCGACTCCATCCGCTGGGTGCTCGGCGAGCAGAGCGCCAAGGCGCTGCGCGGCGGCAAGATGCAGGACGTGATTTTCGAGGGCGCCGACACCCGCAAACCCGCCCAGCTTTGCGAGGTCTCGCTGCTCCTCACCGATTGCGAAAAACAGCTCGGCAGCGAATTCCACGAAATCGAGATCATGCGCCGCGTCCACCGCGACGGCCAGGGCGAGTATTTTTTCAACGGCCAGCCCTGCCGCCTCAAGGACATCCACAAGCTTTTCATGGACACCGGCATCGGCCGCACGTCCTATTCCATCATGGCGCAGGGCCAGATCGACCAGATCCTCTCGTCGAAGCCCGAGGAACGCCGCGCCGTGTTTGAGGAAGCCGCCGGCATCACCAAATACAAGAGCCAGCGCCGCGAGGCCCTGCAAAAACTCGCCCTCACCGACACCAACCTCGCGCGCGTGGCCGACGTCATCGGAGAGGTCGGCCGCCAGATCGGCAGCCTGCGCCGCCAGGCCTCGAAGGCGCTGCGCTACAAGAAACTCAGCCACCGCCTGCGCCACCTCAGCCTCGCGCACAGCGGGTTTCATCACGGGCAGATCAGCGCCACGCTCGCCGGCCTCGAGGAGCAGGTCATCAAGCTCCGCGCCGCCGCCGAGACGCGCCGCGTGCAGTTCAGCCAGCAGCAGGGCGACCTTGAGGAGAAAAAAGCCCACCGCTCGCGCCTCAATCAGCGCGTGCAGGACGCGCAGCAGGCGGTCTTCGACTTGCGCTCCGAAAAGGAGCAGGTCGAAAACGCCGCCAACCTCTCCCAGATCAAACGCACCGGCCTGCTCGAGCGCATCGAGTCGTCCCGCGCCAGCCTCGGCGAACTCGAAATGCAGCTCCGCGAACTCTCCGAGCAGGTCGATACCGGCGCGCAGGACAAGCAGCAGCAGCTCAACCTCCTCGGCAGTTCCGACGCCACCTTCCAGAACCGCAACCGCGAGCTCGCCATCGTCGAGGGCGAGTTGAGCAAGCTCGAACAGGAACTCCAGCAGTCGAAGTTCCAGCTCCTCACGCTCGAAAGCTCCGTCGCGCGCCTCCGCACCGATTGCTCAGGCTACGAGGTTGACCAGAAAACCTCCGTGCACCGCCACGATTCGCTCGTGCAGGAGATCGAGGGCGTGCGCCAGCAGCAGTCCGCCGCCGCGCAGCAGGCCGCGGAGTTCGACGCCCGCGTCGAGGAAACTCTCGCCGCCAAGGCCCGCGCGCACCAGGAAACCAACGACGCGCAGCAGGCCATCACCGACCTCACGCGCGCGTTTCGCGACGCGCAGCGCCGCCTCCAGGAAATCGACCGCCAGCTCGCCCAGCGCACCGCGCGCCTGAAACTCCTCCAGCAGCTCCATGAAAAAATGGAGGGCTTCGGCGAAGGCGCGAAGGCGCTCCTCCAGGGCCGCTACGACGAAGTGCTCGGCGGCGCGCGCCCGGTCTCCATCACCGACGACCTCGTCATCGCCCCCGAATACAGCCGCGCCATCGAGGCCCTCCTCGGCGCGACCGTGGAGGCGGTCGCCGTCGCGGACCTCGACACCGCGCAGAAAATCCTCGCGCGCCTCGAAGCCGACCAGGCCGGCGGCGTGTGCCTCTACGTCGGAAACCAAACCGCCGCCGCGTCCGAAGCCCCGCCCTCCGCTCCCGATGCCGGCGCGCTCCCTGCTTTTCTCACCCCCGTCTCCTCCATCCTCAACACGCCCACGCCGGCCCATCCGGCCGTCGCGCTTCTCTCCGCGTGTTACATCGCCGACGACATCCACGCCTTCCTCGACTACTGGAAAGCCAGCCCCGCGTTTCCCTTCCTGGCCGTCGCCACGCGCAAGGGCGAGGTCGTTGACCGCCGCGGCCTTGTCACCAGCGCTCCCGCGAAGAAAAACGCCAACAGCATCCTCCAGCGCGAAGTCGACCTGCGCGAGACCGCCAAGGCCCTCGCCGACGACCAGAAGCTCCACGACGACCAGAAGACGCTCTGCGACGGCATCAACGCCCGCATCGCCGAGGCCGAGGCCACGCTCGCGCAAAAACGCGAGGAAGTCCTCGCCGTCACCCAGCAGGTCGCCGCCACCCAGGCCGAGCAGCGCAACGCCCAGCGCGCCCTCGAGGACATCAACAACCGCCTCCGCCGCATGGAAACCGAGGTCACCGGCGTCGAGGCCGCCCGCAACGAGGCGCAATCCCGCTGGGAAAAGGCCCAGGCCGAGCTTGCGCAGGCCGACGGCGCCCTCGCCCAGGGCCGCGAGCGTATCCAATACCTGGAGACACGCATCACCGAGGTGCGCACCGACCGCGACGTGAAGCGCGAAAGCCTCGCGCAGGCCCGCCTCGAGCTCGCCGAGCACCGCCAGAAGGTCGAGGTACTCGACCGCGGCATCGCCGACATGGAGCGCCGCCGCGGCCAGATCGGCGAGCTCCTCGTGCAGCGCCAGCAGGAGATCGAGTCGTGGACCGCGCAAATCGGCGAGCTCGAGATGGAGGCCGACGGCAAGCGCGCCCGCTCCGCCCATATCGCCGAGAGCCTTGTCGTCGCGCAGCAGCAGGTGGAGCAGATCCGTATCCAGCTTGTGGATATCGAGCGCCGGATCAACGAGGTCGAGTCCACCCAGGACGGCCTTCGCAATGAAACGGAAAACGCGCACAGCGAGTTCAGCAAGTGCGAGGTAAAGCTCGCCGAGAGCCGCGCCCGCGCCGAGTTTTTGCGCGAGGAGGTGGAGCGCGAGTTCCAGGCCGACATCGGCGCGATCGACTGGCGCCGCATGCTCTGGCGTTCCGACGACGAGCCCGAGGGACTCAAGCCCCTCGACCTCGACGATGACGAGGACGAGGAAAATGGAAATGGCGTCGAATTCTCCGTGGCCGGCGAGCCGGCCTCCGAAACCGAATCAGCCTCCGAGGACTCACCCGCCGCCGAGCCTGCCGCTGAAGGCGAGGCGCCGGCTGAACCCGCCAACGAAGGACTCGAAGCCGATGGAGGGACGACCTCCGTGTCGTCCGTCCCCGACTCATCCGCCCCAGCAGCCGACACCGCCGCCGCATCCGCCGAGCACCAGCCCAAGCGCCGCGGCCGCAAGCCCAAGTCCCGCCAGAAAGGCGAGCCGACCGAGGAAGACCTCGCCGCGCTCGACGGCACCAACTGGGAGCAGGTCCGCGCCGACATCGACGCCCTCCGCAAGCGCCTTAACAGCATGGGCGCGGTGAACCTCGTCGCCATTGAGGAATACGCCGAGCTCAAGCAACGCTACGACTTCCTCAAGGGCCAGAACGACGACCTCACCAACTCGAAGGCCGAACTCCTCAAGGCCATCGACGAAATCAACGAGACCTCGCAAAGGCAGTTCGCCATCACCTTCGAGCAGATCAAAAAGAATTTCGACTACACCTTCACGACGCTTTTCGGCGGCGGCCGCGCCGCGCTCGACCTTGTGCAGGCCGACGATCCGCTCGAGAGCGGCATCGAAATCACCGCGCAGCCTCCCGGCACGAAACTCAAAGGCATCACGCTTCTCTCCGGCGGGCAAAAGACGCTCACCGCCGTGGCGCTCCTCTTCGCGCTCTACATGGTGAAGCCCTCGCCTTTCTGTCTGCTCGACGAACTCGACGCGCCGCTCGACGAGTCGAACATCGGCCGCTTCACGAACCTGCTCAAGCGCTTCGTGAGCGACAGCCAGTTCATCATCATCACGCACAACAAGCGCACCGTGGCCGCCGCCAGCGCGATTTATGGCGTGACGATGGAGGAGCGCGGCGTGTCGAAGACCGTGTCGATGCGTTTCAACCACGAGCGCGGCGAGGCCGAGGCGACCACCGAAACCATCGCCGACGCCGTCCGCGACGCGAAGAAAGCCATCACCAACAAAACCGCCGGCACGCCCGCCGGGGCGTGA
- a CDS encoding GreA/GreB family elongation factor, with protein MDKTPLRRAIIGQLQADLDVQTRAALMAREEATHDESRATSKYETHGQEAAYLAGSQAKLAVEIQESIALWNSLPLPDFAPDGVIDIGALVALESRPGRTVWYLLAPRSGGITVGLDGREITLITPQSPLGRQLHGRRIGAVVTLPGRTGAQPHRVTMIE; from the coding sequence ATGGACAAAACACCCCTGCGCCGCGCCATCATTGGGCAACTCCAGGCCGACCTCGACGTGCAGACGCGCGCCGCGCTCATGGCCCGCGAGGAAGCCACGCATGACGAAAGCAGGGCCACGAGCAAATACGAGACTCATGGGCAGGAGGCCGCCTACCTTGCCGGAAGCCAGGCGAAACTCGCCGTCGAGATCCAGGAAAGCATCGCGCTTTGGAATTCGCTGCCCCTGCCTGATTTCGCGCCCGACGGCGTCATCGACATCGGCGCGCTGGTGGCGCTCGAGTCGCGCCCGGGCCGGACGGTCTGGTATCTGCTCGCCCCGCGCAGCGGCGGCATCACCGTCGGGCTGGACGGGCGCGAGATCACGCTCATCACGCCGCAGTCGCCGCTTGGCCGGCAGCTTCACGGACGGCGCATCGGCGCCGTCGTCACGCTTCCCGGCCGCACGGGCGCGCAGCCCCACCGGGTGACGATGATCGAATAA